Part of the Ignavibacteriales bacterium genome is shown below.
TCATACATATCTTTCCCGGTGTCAGTATCTGCTGCGTCAGGGACTTCCTGTTGCGGATGTGTGTTTTCTTGTTCCCGAAGGATCTCCCCAGGTATTTCGCCCGCCGACTTCGGCCGTCAGGGGAAGTCCTCCGGATCGACTTGGGTACAACTTCGACGGATGCGCGCCGGAAGTAGTCCTGTCGAAAATGTCCGTCAAAGATGGCCGCCTGGTGTTACCCGACGGCATGAGCTATCGAATCCTTGTTCTCCCGGAACGGGAAACAATGACTCCGGCGCTCCTGCGCAAGATAAAAGAGTTGGTGGAAGCCGGTGCGACGGTTGTTGGCCCTCGCGTCCTCAAGTCGCCTGGTTTGTCCGGCTATCCCGACTGCGACACCGAGGTGAAGAGGCTTGCGGATGAGCTCTGGGGAAATTCGGACGGGATACGAATCACCGAACACCGCCTGGGCAAAGGGCGTGTCGTGTGGAAACACTCGAGTGCGACGAGGATTCCTCCGTCGGCAGTGCAGACGACGGCTTCCGGACCCGAGCAATATGGAGATTTCGGTATCGTAGCTTCTTTGCTGATCTCTATGAGCATCGCGCCCGATTTTGAATCCGACGCAGCCCTTCGCTACACGCACAGACGCCTCAAAGAAACAGATCTCTATTTCATTGCTAATCCATCAAGTCGCGCTGTTTCCGCACAGTGCGCTTTTCGTGTTGCTGGAAAACGTCCGCAGCTCTGGGATGCTGTCACCGGCGAGATACGTGAGTTGCCCAAGTATACCTCGCGCAACGGCCGGACATCGATCACGCTTCAGTTTGAGGCCGCACAATCTTGTTTTGTGTTCTTCGAAGCACCCTTGGGGGAAAAGAGATCCAACGCGCACAATGATCCAAACATTCTTGTTGCGGGTACTCTTGAAGGGTCCTGGGATGTTTTTTTCAACCCGGATCTGGGCGGACCAAAGAGTATCAAATTTGAATCATTGGGAGATTGGACGATGCGGCCCGAGGATGGGGTAAAATATTTCTCCGGAACAGCGACTTATCGCAAGGTATTCGATCTTCCCGTTTCATTTGGCGGGGTTGAAAAGAAATCCACGCGATTGTGGCTCAACCTGGGGACGGTTTTCAACATGGCTCGTGTCCGCCTCAATGGTCGTGAACTCGGCATCGTCTGGTGTGCCCCCTGGCGTGTGGAGATGACCGATGCTGTTCAGAAAAGCGGGAACAAGCTCGAGATCGAGGTCGCAAATCTGTGGCCGAACCGGCTGATCGGTGATGAGTTCCAGCCGCCTGACACCGAATACGGAAAGGATGGCAACCTGCTCCGCTGGCCCGATTGGCTGTTGAAGAACGAACAGCGCCCATCGAAGGGGCGGTACACGTTCGCCACGTGGCGGCATTTCACGAAGGATTCTCCGCTGCTGCCGTCAGGCTTGCTGGGGCCGGTGCGGATTTTCAAATCGGCGGAGTAAGTCAACACCTTCGCAGTTGGCGGTTAGCTAACAGCCAATAGCTGATAGCCAGAAAAGGTAAAGTGTCTTACCTTTTCCTGATTGTGCGTCGCGTGGGGGTTGCTGTCAGCGGATCCTCCGGCCAAGGATGTTTCGGATACTTGGCGCGGAGCTGCTTTCTGATTTCGGGATAGGTATTCTGCCAGAAACTGCGGAGATCTTGTGTCACGGCCAGCGGCCGGGCAGCAGGGGAGAGCAGATGAATGGTGACGGGTGTTGTTCCACCGCCGACGCGCGGCGTTTCAGTCAACCCGAACAACTCCTGGAGTTTCACAAACAGTGCCGGATGGTCGGAGGGGGTATAATCAAGCGCGACCCGGGAACCGCTTGGCACCTGCAGATGTGAAGGAGCAAAACGATCGAGATCACGTAATTGCTGATGATCGAACATTGACCGAAGGATTTCGACAAGATCCAGCCGCAGCAACTGATCCAGCTTCCTCATCCCGTCAACAAACGGCGCCAGCCACTTCTCGAGGGATACTGCAAGCGCTTCGTCAGACAGATCTGGCCACTCAACCGCCTCTTTCATCGATCTCCGGACCCACTGAACGCGCGTCCGAAATCGATCCGCTTCCTTCTCCCAGGGGAGACACGATAAGCCGACCCGCCGAATTCCTTCCAGCAATGCCCGCGTAATTTCTTCTCCCGACGGCTCTATTGCTTGTTCGCTGAGCACGACGGCTCCGAGCTTTCGGACTCTTCTGGCTCGCACCTGCCGTTTCGCATCACTCCATTCAATCTCGATGCTGCTCAGAACCTCATGCGAAAACGCTGCCTCGAGTTCGCTCTCTTTGATAGAAGCAGCCAGATAGATCTTCGCTTCGCCGCTTCCTGCATCAACATCTGCAATCGCAAGAAACTCCTCACGACCGAGATTCCCCTGAGGAAGCACGGCGACGGAGCCATTAGCCAGCTGATATCGTCCTCCGTTCTCGGGTCGTTTTCGCGCGACGCGCTCCGGATACGCAAGAGAAACCAGGATTCCACACTCTGAATCGTTCACCGGTCCATTTTCAATATCCAACATATCCATCAATCTTTTCCGCTGTGCTTCAATCCGGTCGCGAACGACGGGAGCAAGTCCACGACCACCACGAAATGCATCGATGCGCGAAGCCAGGTCTACATCCGATTTCGCTCCGCCCCCGAGGAGATCGCGCTCCTCAAGTATGGCAGCAAGCTCACATGCAGCCGCTCCACGCTTGAGTTCTTTTCCTTTGATGATCATATGTGCGAAACGAGGATGTAAAGGCAAAGCGGCCATCGTACGTCCGTGCGAAGTCAATCGTCCATCCTCGGTGAGGGCTCCGAGAGATTTGAGAACTCCCTGCGCTTGCGACAAAAGCGCTGTTGGCGGGGGGTCGAGAAATGACAGCCCTTCACCGGTCGGTGAGCCCCACAGGGCCAGGTCAAGAGCAGCGTGTGCCAGATCAGAGACCCTGATTTCGGGCACCGGATAGTCTGGAAGTTGCTGGTGCTCTTCTTCCCTCCATAACCTGTAGCACACTCCGGCGCCTTGTCTTCCCGCCCGGCCACGCCGCTGATCGGCAACTGCACGTGAGACTGGAATCGTCACGAGTCCCGACATACCCCGCCGCGGATCGAATCGAGCCGCTCGTGCAAGCCCCGAATCGACGACAATACGCACTCCATCGATCGTGAGACTCGTTTCCGCAATGCTCGTGGAAAGAATCACTTTTCGTTTGCCGGATTGTGCCGGTGAGAGGGCTGCTTCCTGAATGCTTGCAGACAGGTCGCCGTGAAGAAGGTGTACAACGACATCGTCCGTCAGATGGGTTTGAAGTTTTTCTTCGACGCGCCGGATCTCCCGCATGCCGGGAAGGAAGACAAGAACGTCCCCCTCTTCCGATGACAGTGCGCGGGCAACAACATCTGCAATCCGGATTTCAAGCGGCTTGTCTGAAGCAAAACGAGCGTACCGCGTTTCTACCGCGAACATTTTTCCAGCGCTTTCAACAATTGGGGCGCCCTGCAATAATTGGGCAATCGCAACACCATCAAGCGTAGCCGACATGACCAGCACGCGCAAATCGTCACGCAGGTGTTTCTGAACTTCGAGTGTGAAGGCCAGACCGAGATCGGCGTGAATGCTCCGCTCATGGAACTCATCGAATATGACGAGGCCGACGCCGGGTAGTTCGGGATTAGCGTGGAGCATGCGCGTCAGGATTCCTTCTGTCACCACTTCGACGCGCGTGGCTTTACCGACCGCGGCATCGCCTCGTATGCGATAACCGACGGTCTGCCCGACTTTTTCCCCCAGTTGTTGAGCCATGAACGATGCGGCCCGCCGGGCAGCGAGACGACGGGGCTCGAGCATCAGAATATTGCTCTTTCCAAGCCACGCGGCGTTGAGCAAAGCGATCGGCACACGCGTAGTCTTGCCGGCACCGGGAGGTGCGCTGAGTACGGCACACCGCGACGAGGCCAGCGCTCCGATGAGCGCCGGGAGGGTATCTTCGACCGGGAAATTGGGAGCTTTCTGTTCCATTTATATAAGGAATATGCGAAATATGGAGCGGGTTTCATAGAATGTGTGTTTTGAAACACGAGAAAACGGGCGGGCGATTAGCTTTTAGCTATTAGCGGTTAGCCAATGAGCGTTTCAAGCCAACAGCTAATGGCCATCGGCTTTCTTACGGGTTCGATTCCAGCTATATTTCACCATAGCAACCCCACATTTTAACCATTTCCAGTCCCGAGCGTATCATCCACAGTGAGAGAATACAAGAACGATATGGCAGGTCCGGCAGAAGCGATTCATCCAGATGTGGTCAGCCGCTCACAATGCAGAGATCTTGAGCAGTTTGAAGCGCTTGTTAGAACATACCAGCCGTACGCATTCTCTCTTGCTATGAAATTTCTTTGCGACGAGGCGGAAGCGTCTGATGTGGTCCAGGAATCGTTCCTCCGTGTCTGGAAAAACATCGATCGCTATGATCCGCATCAGAAATTCTCGACATGGCTTTACAAGATTGTCTCCAACTTGTGTGTGGACAGATTCCGATCTCTCAAGCGGAGCAGAAGCCTTTTTTTCTCGAGCGACCGCGACCCTGCCATGGAAGATCTGCCCGATGAACGCAATTGGGAAACGATGAGATCGCACGAACAGTTGGCCGAGATTATCAAGACACTTTCCAACCGGCTTTCACGAACACAGAAACTTGTGTTCACCCTGCGGGATCTTCAGGATTTGACCGTGGACGAAGTTGTTGAAATAACAGGCCTTTCGATCGGAAGCGTGAAGACGAACCTGCACTATGCGCGGAAATCTATCCGGGATATGCTGGTGCGACATTATGGAGTTGTGAGGGGTGACGTATGAGCTGCGAACGGTATCAGCGATTTCTGCATCTGAATCGCTCGGGGGAGATCTCCAAACAGGAATCAGATGAGCTTCGCCAGCATTTGAGGATCTGTGAGCGGTGTGCTCTCGAACTGCAACGGATCCAGCGGGCCGACGGTTTCATCGGTCGCCTCGGCGCGTTTATTCCAGCTCCGAAGAATCCCGAGAAACTCACAGCAGATATCCTTCGACGCGTACGGGCCGAGTCCACTGCACCACGACCCGTGAATGTCCTTGCCCAAGTACTCGATTTCTTCCTGATCCCCTCTGTGCGGTACGCGTCTGTAGCGATTATCTTGTTTATCACCACGACATCCATGCTTCAGTTGTTCGCGATGCTGAACGACATCTCGGACCTTGAACAGCGCATGGCATCCCCGAACCGAAAAGAAACCGCTGAGGCAATGTATACAATGGAGTCGAAGACGCTCCAGGAAATTGCACAATCAGAAACGCTCAAATCTCTCCACGAAAATGCTTCCCTCACGGTATCGAACGATCGAATCGATGTTCCGGTGAAAGATGTGGACACCTTCCTGTCGGGTAGTAGTCTAAGAAACCTCCCGACCATCCTGGGAACTGCAGCCCTGCAGATTGACAAGAAGACATTTGAAAAAATCGTGAACGAAGTGAAAGCAACCGCCGAGCTGACCTTCCGCGCCCGGCATGAAGGAGTCTAATGTATGCAAACAAACGGGTTTTCATCACTTCTTATCTCCTGCTGCGCGTGTGTTCTACTGCTCAGCGGATGCCTCGACATCACGTCGACAAGCCAGGTGAACAGCAATGGGAGTATTGTCCGGACGATCACATTCACGGGCGATTCGGCCGGGGTCTATGGCGGAAATTTCCCCGTTGAGCTCGACTCTTCCTGGAGCAGAAGCATTGCCAAGTCTCCGGGCAAAGATAAAAACTTCACGCTGACGGCAATCAGGGTGTTTCAGAATGCAGACGAAATGAACCGTGTCCTGAAGGGTACTTTTGGCAGGACTCTTCAGTACAGGTTCGAGCTGGACAAATCGTTCCGGTGGTTTTTCACCGTCTTCCGGTATCGGGAGGTTAACCTTCCGTTTGACCAGTTTACTTCCATACCCATGACGGAGTTTGTTTCGAGGGCGGAACTCGATTGGATGAATACGATGATGTTACGCGGCGACTCGGCCAAGGAGCTTGCGACGCGCGGGGACAGCCTTGCCTTCGAGAGTATCTGGCCCCGCCTTCAGGAGTGGCAATGGAGAAACCGTTTCGAGCCTGTCTTCAAAGCCTTTCTGGGCGGCGTGCGGTCACTGAACAATTCCTCACTCACGACCGCCATGGTCGAGCAACTCAAGGATTCTCTTTATAAGCGCTCGGCGGGGGCGATCGAGAAAGGAAAGATTGATAATTTGCCCGTTGTCTTCGCCGTCGTGCTGAAGAATCCAGCTGCTTATGCAGCGTGGAAAGCCAATGCGTCGGGGTTCGATGAGATCAAGCGCAGAGTCGAGTTCGAACAGACGACGGACTCGCACAAATTTGTGACAAAAGTCGCGATGCCTGGAATCGTTACGGGATCCAATGCAAGAGAGGTTGAAGGAAACGTGGCGACATGGCGCGATTTCAAGGATTATGCCCACCACACTGAATACACCATGTGGGTGGAGTCACGGCAGGTGAACTGGTGGGCGGTGGGTATCGCTGGCGTCGTCGTGGCGTGCCTGCTCACGCTCTTGCTTGTTTCAATGCTCCGAAGACGAAGGCGG
Proteins encoded:
- the hrpB gene encoding ATP-dependent helicase HrpB, giving the protein MEQKAPNFPVEDTLPALIGALASSRCAVLSAPPGAGKTTRVPIALLNAAWLGKSNILMLEPRRLAARRAASFMAQQLGEKVGQTVGYRIRGDAAVGKATRVEVVTEGILTRMLHANPELPGVGLVIFDEFHERSIHADLGLAFTLEVQKHLRDDLRVLVMSATLDGVAIAQLLQGAPIVESAGKMFAVETRYARFASDKPLEIRIADVVARALSSEEGDVLVFLPGMREIRRVEEKLQTHLTDDVVVHLLHGDLSASIQEAALSPAQSGKRKVILSTSIAETSLTIDGVRIVVDSGLARAARFDPRRGMSGLVTIPVSRAVADQRRGRAGRQGAGVCYRLWREEEHQQLPDYPVPEIRVSDLAHAALDLALWGSPTGEGLSFLDPPPTALLSQAQGVLKSLGALTEDGRLTSHGRTMAALPLHPRFAHMIIKGKELKRGAAACELAAILEERDLLGGGAKSDVDLASRIDAFRGGRGLAPVVRDRIEAQRKRLMDMLDIENGPVNDSECGILVSLAYPERVARKRPENGGRYQLANGSVAVLPQGNLGREEFLAIADVDAGSGEAKIYLAASIKESELEAAFSHEVLSSIEIEWSDAKRQVRARRVRKLGAVVLSEQAIEPSGEEITRALLEGIRRVGLSCLPWEKEADRFRTRVQWVRRSMKEAVEWPDLSDEALAVSLEKWLAPFVDGMRKLDQLLRLDLVEILRSMFDHQQLRDLDRFAPSHLQVPSGSRVALDYTPSDHPALFVKLQELFGLTETPRVGGGTTPVTIHLLSPAARPLAVTQDLRSFWQNTYPEIRKQLRAKYPKHPWPEDPLTATPTRRTIRKR
- a CDS encoding sigma-70 family RNA polymerase sigma factor produces the protein MAGPAEAIHPDVVSRSQCRDLEQFEALVRTYQPYAFSLAMKFLCDEAEASDVVQESFLRVWKNIDRYDPHQKFSTWLYKIVSNLCVDRFRSLKRSRSLFFSSDRDPAMEDLPDERNWETMRSHEQLAEIIKTLSNRLSRTQKLVFTLRDLQDLTVDEVVEITGLSIGSVKTNLHYARKSIRDMLVRHYGVVRGDV